In Pristiophorus japonicus isolate sPriJap1 chromosome 3, sPriJap1.hap1, whole genome shotgun sequence, the sequence ggagtattgtgtacagttttggtctcctaacctgaggaaggacattcttgctattgagggagtgcagcgaaggttcaccagactgattcccgggatggcgggactgacctatcaagaaagactggatcaactgggcttgtattcactggagttcagaagaatgagaggggacctcatagaaacatataaaattctgacggggttagacaggttagatgcaggaagaatgttcccaatgttggggaagtccagaaccaggggtcacagtctaaggataaggggtaagccatttaggaccgagatgcggaggaacttcttcacccagagagtggtgaacctgtggaattctctaccacagaaagttgttgaggccaattcactaaatatattcaaaaaggagttagatgaggtccttactgctagggggatcaaggggtatggcgagaaagcaggaatggggtactgaagttgaatgttcagccatgaactcattgaatggcggtgcaggctagaagggccgaatggcctactcctgcacctattttctatgtttctatgtttctatgtttctatgtttaaggcgaagatagacagatttttgagcgataaggaagtaaagggttatggggagcgggcagtgaagtggagctgagtccatgatcagatcagccatgatcttgttaaatggcagagcaggctctaggagccaggtggcctactcctgctcctatttcttatgttcttatagtgtgGGCTGGAGTTACATTTGGCCAGACCAAGCAGGGGTAGCAAGCACCCTTCCCTGAATGacatagtgaaccagttggattttgtgGGGCTGCTCCACAAATGACCAGACTTATTGCATTCAATTTCACAATCTGCCATGGTGGGGTTTGAACACGCGACTTCTGGGTTTGTGGTCCAGTACCATAATCATCATACCTGCACAAAGCATACATACAACAACaacacaacaacttttatttatatagtgcctttaatatagcaaaacgtcccaaggtgcttcacaagagcgttatcaaacaaaatttaacaccgagctacataaggtgatattagggcatATGATCAAAAatatggtcaaaaaggtaggttttaaggagcatcttaaaggaggaaagagaggtagggcattccagagtttagggccttggcagctgaaggctcggctgcCAAAGATGGAGCGATTAAACTGTGTAATAGAGACCAAAagtggaggagcacagacatctcggagggttgtaggcaaTGCTCCCTGtaggctgcgctttgttctgcgcggcctgtttcttttaatgtgtggtccctttaaatttctgcgcttgTGAGGTATTTACAATGGAAAAGTCAGTGAGCGGCCTGCACAGGACCTTTGAGATTACTGCGCGGCCAGGCACCTTAGCAGGGACATtatttgtagggctggtggaggttaaagagatagggatgagtgaggccatagaaggatttgaatattaggataagaattttaaaatagaggcattgCTCAATGTTGTTCATTCAGAATGATAATCCTAATGTAAAGCAGGGAGACAAAAGTGAAATTATGGCAGGTGTTTTAGTGCTGACCAGTTATTATACTATCATATCACTCTAATTGTTCCAATGAAGATTAGAACCTTGAATGGTCCTGTTGTACTAGACTATTTGCAAAAGGAGCAGTGTGCTGTACAACAGAATCTTAATTTGCATATAGTAAATGAGCCTTCCTGCTTAAAATTTCTAATTTAATATTATAAGACTCCTGAGATTGTCTAAGTATTTGATATTTTTCCATCATGTTTAAGAGTACTGATTGAGGATGTCAGTAGTGGTTTGGAATATACCAGTTTGGCAAAAAACACAAATATTGTTTAAAATATGTAGGgcacggtagtatagtggttatgttactggattagtaacccagaggcctggactaataatcgtgGAGGTTATgaattgtgagttcaaatcccaccattccaattggggaatttaaatttagttaattaaataaatctggactaaatCAGTATTGGTGACCAGATTATCTTAACCCACctagttcactaatgccctttaaggAAAGAAACCTACCATTCCTTACCCAGTTTGACCTAtatgttgactctgaactgccctctgaaatgatgtagcaagccattcagttctaTCAAACCGCCACGACAAagcataataagaataaaactggacagagcACCTCTGCATCGACATAGGCATCGGGTTTGGACAGAACAAAGGCACATGAAACCGTGCAATGAACCATGGACCCTGCTAAATCCTccccactaacatctggggacatgCCAAAATTGGGACAGCTAgcccacagattagtcaagcaacaacttgacatagtcacactcacagaatcatacctttcagctaacgtcccagattcctccatcaccatctctggatATGTCACTTTGTGAAATGTCCTAAGACATTTTGCCATATTAAAAACACCATTTAAGTAAATGTTCCTGCTGTGTATAATCACCCTCTGTCAGAGATAATTACAGTCAGGAACACATTCAAGAAGTCTCTTTACACCACTTTACAAAAGCGTTCGATATATGGAGAGTTTCCCCATTGTTATGCATCCTATGTATAATCCATCATTTCATCTATCCAGTCATGTGTCAAATTGTGACATTGCTTGGGACAAATAGGATAGCAAGCTTGTGCACTGATTGGTTCACTGTGAACAAACAGCTGGGAAGGGGGTGGAATTGGGAGTTAGTGGGTGGGGAGTTTTTGACAAGATCTAAATAGAATGGCTTCAAACGAGGTGATCGTAAGCTTGAGAAATGTTATGTTTTATCTGTGATTTGATGTCACGCAAGCAGTAAGACAGCACAATAACATTTATGCagtggggggtggtggtgaggtaaagctgggaaATATTGGCATatgtgtggaagctgaccccatgcttTTGGATAATATTATGAAAGGACAATGTGTGGATCACAAATGAGAGGGGCCAAGGATGGAAGATATGGTGAGTGTATAGAAGGGGATGCCATTCCAAATATGTTGGAATAGATCAAAGTGAAACCATGACAGGACAGTTCCATGCAAATGGACCATTGAGGAGAGGTGGTGGAGGAAAAGGTGGAGTGTGCCAGTCAAAGTCACACAGGATGTTATTGCCAAACGCAAACCACATACAATAAACAACATTCTTTTATTGAACTTTTTGTGCATCAACAAATGTAACATATTAATTGAAGTTTCAGTGGCGAGTAACAAAAATTAAGCAAGTAATATATTGTTTTTAAGTGTCCAGCACACACTACTGCAGGCGGAACTGCTGAAGCTAAGCAGGTATAAATCTTGGTTTAGAATCCAACATGAAAGTGTAATGTTCCTGATTGGGAGCACAACAACTGCCTGGGCATTTATTAAGTAGTTTTTAAAGGTAATTACAgcggagtatttttttaaatgaataCTGAAGGATTGGGCCATATCCTGGTATGTTGCTGCCACCATCaagatcctgggggggtcaccattggccagaaacttaactggaccagccacacaaatatttagaatctgggtattctgcggcaagtgcctcatctcctgactccccagagcctttctgccatctacaaggcacaagtcagaactgTGATAGaagactctccatttgcctggatgagtgcagctccaacaacactcaagaaacatagaaaacatagaaaataggtgcaggagtaggccattcggcccttctaacctgcaccgccattcaatgagttcatggctgaacattcaacttcagtaccccattcctgctttctcaccataccctttgatccccctagtagtaagaacctcatctaactcctttttgaatatatttagtgaattggcctcaacaactttctgtggtagaagctcgacaccatccaggacaaagcagcccacttgactggcatcccatccaccaccttaaacattcactcacgccatcaccggcgcaccgtggctgcagtgtgcaccatctaacaagatgcactgcagcaactcaacaaggcttcttcgacagcacctcccaaagccgcaacctctaccatctaaaaagacaagtgcagcaggcgcataggaacaccaccacttccaagttccccaccaatcacacaccatcctgacttggaaatacattgccgttccttcatcgtcgctgggacaataTCCTGGAACTTTctacctaacaacactgtgggagtaccttcaccacatggactgcagcgcttcaagaaggctgctcaccaccaccttttcaagggaaattagggatgggcaataaacagggatatccacatcccatgaatgaataaaaaaagaggAAGAGGAATGTTTTCAAAGAATTGCACCATTGCAAATTAATCGCATTTTAGCTTTGCTTTTTTTTCTCTTTGGACCGTTTAGAAGTTTAAGAAATTTATTTTGGCAAAAAATTATCAAAACAACAACGTTGGCAATGGTAAATTAATTCGCTTGCAAAGTGAGCAAAATATGCTGGTGGGATCACGGCTGGCAATTATGAGTGACATGTACTGGAGCCACAAGAGGACGCTGTCTCGTGCTTCCGCAATTCATCGTTTGCAGCGCCTTATTAGTCATCTTGCTCATTAGGCCACTGTGGGGCGTTTGGTGCTGGAAGCTTTAAAGACTTCAAATGGTGTACCTTCAGGAAACCGGCTACGTGTAGTGTTCAGTCGGTGAATTCTCAGGTATTATTTATTGCTCTTTTTACGGGAAGGTGCTATTAGCTTTTAGATGTGTTCTAATGTGTTGTTTCAAAGTAAAATCTCTTGTATTTCCTCTTTCTGATTTGTTGAAGGTACATCTATATCTCAGTCTCAAAATGACCAGTTTAAAGTTTCTTGTTAATTGTAATGACTTGGTTTATGTGCTTCGTAGGCCAACAGTGTGGATTTATTGACTTGTTCTAAAATAAATGAGTAATTGAAGCCTATCCCTATAGGATTGAGGTAGGAGATACATGCATTGTACTTGcacaatttatttaaaaaaaatatctaaAGGGGTACCTTAAAATCATGTTGGTGGTTGACTATGCACGATTGTTTAACCCTGCTTGCAGTATTCAATAGGCCTGTGACCTATGCAATAACCACTTTTTTACTGAGGACGAGATATTTTACAGTATTTATTGAAGATCTTGGAACACTAATGGTTATAACCCATAATTGAAAGGTATCTGCTCAAATAGTCAAACGCTAGCAGCTGTCTAGAAGTGCAATGTATATGATTTCCATAATGAAAAATAATGAACACAGCTGAATCCTAATTAAGCGTCTCTCTAATTTCCCCTGAACAATTCTGCTTGGATGAGGATTATGTTTTTAATGGTGTAAATTGGAATGAAAGCCGAAGGAAGTGGATCAGATGCGTTTAATCTCTTCTTCATTAtattgggggtggggggcgtgAAAGAGgaaataaacatttttaaaagtGTGTTTTTTAATTTGCAAGATTGTTTGATATTAAATGAAGGCTATATTGTGCTGTAACGTGTGCCTTTTTTCTGGTTTCTTTGCAGGGAGGAGCTGTGCTGTGTTTCATGGGAGTGCTGTCCAGCCTGTGGTCCATGCTGCACTGGTGATTGTGCAGTTGCTTGTGTCTCGAGCTCCGGGATCGGCGATGGGACGCATGCGTCTGCCGCCCGCGCTGCGCTCCGCTCCAGGCCGTGTGACTGAGCCAGCCTTTGATTGACAGGTTGAAGGGCGAGGCGCGGGCACGGAGCAGCGCTCGCTCCCGCCGCCGCCGCCACCACCGCCGCCTTCCCGCAGCGTCtccctgaccccctccccccaccactccgccCCGCACCCCGGCGTTGCCCCGCCAGCAACATGGCGGCGCTCATCCCCGAGCCCGGAGCCGCAGCGGGTCTCCGAGCCGGCGCCCAGCTCTCCGTCACGGTGGAACACGTCGTCAGCGGCACCTTGGTGGTGTCCACCAACTTCGGAGGGAGCAGCTTCACCGGGATCCTGATAGACATGGCCAAGAAGTaagtcctctctccctccctccccctggttAACGCACATTATAAACAACCCGAGTTGGCAGCCAGCTGGGAGTCACCCACGCTAAACTATGAGCACTAGGCCTTCAACACAAGGGGGATGAGTGATTGGCGTCAGATCAAACACACACTCCGTTGTGACCTCCTTGTAAAATTGGGGGAATTAAAATATTAATTCGTGAGTTCTATCTAGTTCATAGCAACATGGAACTATTTAATGACATCCAGTACCACCATTCCACATAGCCATTATATTATTGGCACTCCTGTTGATTTGAATCCTATATTTTAGAAATGTCATCCAGACAAGAATAATTTAAAGATTTGCTGTCCTCTGCAGTTTATAATTCAGTGCACTTTCTCCAACACAACACCTTTTCAAAACAGTACTCTGCATCTTTGCACAGTAAACAACTGTAGGAATGAAGCAATGTCCTAAACTGTAAGTGTACCTGTTAAATTACTTTTCCTATTGATTGACACCATTATCTTCAGTTTGCAACAACATCTTAACTTTTTTTTACAGATGATTTAGTTCAAATTACATATATATATAGAATTTACATTGCCACATACAGTATGCAGACATCACCCTTCATTTAATAAAGACCGGGATAAAAATCCATGTGCATTTTCACAAGGCACTGGTTAACTGGTGTAATATTTTGTAAACCTAGCACTCAAATTTTATATGGTCGGTTTTTTTTTAGATTGGGACGTTTGAAAGTCAATTTGTATCTCTCTCATACATTTCCCTAACCTAAAATTACAGTGGAAATCACAAGATCAAGTGCTCCACATGTAAAATCTGTGTCTTTTTATTGTAGCATGAACATGATGGTGTGTTATTCTGACTGGCTGGTCGCTATACGTTCCAATTGATTAAGGATAGCTAGGCCTGATTGGGATGCTCACAAGATGTCTGACATCCTGTTGCTCCCTTCATGGTCTGTGGTAATGGAGAGCTTTTTGGGGGAAATTTTTTAGCCAGAGCAAACAAAAAAAGTAATGGCTCAAGCTTTAGATAGTAATAGTGGGCTCTGCCTGTATAGTTCAAGGAAATCGAGCACAAAAAAATGTCCGAAGGACTTCACCTGTTTATTTTCAACTCCCCTGTACAGTAAAAATGGTTCTCCAATATTAAATTAATATGGTTTGATTCAGTTCAAGTTGTACTTGAAAAAGGCTTTTAGTATTGGGTAAGTACACAATATGTACTTGCCCTACCATCTTTGACCCctttgggatgggggagggggacagcGGCAAAGTATCAGCTTTTGCATTTTGCTTCATGGTATTAAAAAGAAAGACATATTTATTATATACAgtgtagcgactttcacgaccaccggatgtcccacagcgctttacagccaatgaagtattgaacCATTGAAAAAGGTCTCTTGTTTTGTCTCGGGCCTTTTGTTTCCCCTTTCAAATCCTCCTCTTTAGAACAACAAATATTTGTGAGGGCAAGAAAATATCCACAACAAAATCAAACATAAACATTTCATTACTGTGGAGCAGCTGCAGTGCAATTGCAATCCTTTTCCCTGGTGAGTCCACTCCATTAAAATTAAAAGCATGCCCTCGGTTCAATCTCAATTTGTGCAGGGCTGACGTTGACTAGAGTGGCAATAGGGAAACAAATTGTTTGGCATTAAAACAAACTGGTTTCCACTCCTGATTGATATTAGGGATCCATGCGAGAATTGTATAGATGTCCAGTGATGACCGTTGCTTGTCTGTGAAGCTGCCACCCTCTAGAGATTTGCACATGTATAATGGTTACTTGGGTGAGATGTCCCTTctttctcttcctgctcctccccacccccctccatatTAACTCTCCCTTATTGTTGATTTTGGTACAGGGAGGCAGAAGCTGGTGGGATTATTTTGTAAGACACTACAATTTGAATTTGTGCAGGACACACAACATTTGTGAGGTGAAAAGAGAAACTAGTGGTATTTCTCCTTTTTTCAGACTAGAAATTTACCCCACTATCACTTAAGATCCACCACCCGTCCCAACATAAGTCGACCAATTAATCATTACTGGCTTATTCCAGCCGCATACCATGACTTGGATTACTTCTAGGAAGTTATCgtttacacttttttttttaaactatattgCTTGGGGTAAGTAAATCAGTAAAACCTTTTAAATTGCAGATTCAAAGAATAACATTTTAAGCTTGTTTTACTTTGCCGTTAACAGGAATACTGTATTTGCAAATATGATCTGATGCATGTTTAGTTCAGCTTCCTCCCTAATGTTTGCAGGAAATTGAATGTTGTAGAGAAGTTTAAGAAACCATTGTGTtctgcttctgtgttttttttagtaacttttactttCTCAATTTTAGTCTGCTATCCGCCCTTGGAATAAATTGCTTTGCCTTGCTTTATTTTAAATAAAATTCCCATTTTGAAAACATTTAATCATGTGATGTTCAATATTATGTAACTAGTTAGTTCTGTATGCCATCATCTCATTGGATTCAAATTTCTGCACAACTGTTTTCTGACTCTCTTCTTTAACCCCACCCCAACTGAAAGAAAAAATCCAAGCCAGTTTAGTGAATCAAGACTGTAGGATATTGAAAATATGACTGAGCAACCTTCAGTGACAAAATATGCTATGTAATCAAATTAATTAATTATTTTAGTTATACTATAACAAAACCTCAAGCCTTTACAATTGGATTTTAGTTAAAATAAAAGGAGTTCAGATATTAGAAGTGAGGAATTTTTCTTGAAGTGTTAATGTAAGTGATGCAATACACAAGCTGTATGCCTTATGTTCAGAGTCAGGctggcttttaatttttttttttgtttcttgaaTACTTGTATCTGCCAGGTCTGGTTTGTATGGTTTTCTACCAAACCAGTTTCCCAAGCAAGATGAGTTTCCTGCAGAGTCATGCGCCACTGaagtccttcatggtaaacaacagTCAGTTTGCCAAACTGAATCACAGCCCTGCAACCTGCAACTTCCCAAGATGCCAGGCGGAGAACAAGTTTCACCTCTTCAGCCATTACCAGAAACTGTGCCTTGTTTTCCACCTTATTGTGAAGGTGTACCTCTACCACAACCTTTAGTATTGAGACAGACTTACAATCAATGGGTTCCCCAGCCACCACCTCGGACAATCAAGCGTACAAAAAGACGTCTATCAAAGAATCGTGATCCTGGTAAGCTTATAATGAGCACCATTAGATTGCGGCCTAGGCAGGTACTTTGTGAAAAATGCAAAAACACGCTAaatcgggaggaggaggaggacgatgatgaCAAAGATAGACACAACATTAAGAGTGAGAAAAAGACTAGCATGGAGGAAAATGAAAAGAGGAAACCTGAGGTAATGTGCTGTGAAAATAGgaaaataaaaaaggaaaagagagaTGATACATTTTCTGCTGAGCTGGTTCATCGAAGCCCAGTGATAAAAATATCATATAGCACTCCTCAAGGTAAAGGGAAGGTTGTGAAAATTCCCTCGCGGGTACATGGCTCAATTGAGCCCTTTTGTCCTAAACGGTTAATGCAAAATGAAAGTGTGGACCAGGACAAGAATACAAATTGTGAGGAGATGGAGGTTCTTCCAGAAAAGTCATTCTCTAGTCCACCTGGAACCATTCCAAAGCTAAAACTGACTAGACCTTTGCATTCCAGTGCAGACATCCCACCACCTAGAATTCGATTAAAACCTCATCGGCTCAGTAATGGGGACAGTGTTGCAATTTATAAGGCTGAGCTAGTAGATAATGTAAATACAGGTTGTGATGTGCAATCTACAAGGAGATCAGATCGTGGTACACTTCATTCTGAAGAATCTACAGGAAAGAGTTCAGTAGAGACATCGGGGAGTTCTGGAGAAGAGGACCAATGGAGGTACAAAAGGAGTCGTCGAAACAATGATCAAGATGATCTGACTGTCTATTTAAGTTATAGGAAAAAAAGAGCAGATTCATCAAGTTTATCAGTCTGTAGTAATGATAGTCTAGATGAATCAAAGTCTTCTGGTTCAGATATGACTTCACCAGAAATATGTGATTTTGCACCTGGAGATGATGCATCTGTGTCATCTTCTTCCAAAGAAGAAAAGACTGTGCCACCCTTAACTGTGAGACTTCATACCAAAACTGTCACAAAATGTGTAACAGCTGAAGGCAGGACTATATCTGTCGGAGATATAGTATGGGGGAAAATTCATGGTTTCCCCTGGTGGCCTGCACGCATTCTGAGCATTAGTATTAACAAGAAGGAAAATGGGGCTCCACTGTGGCAGGAAGCTCGAGTGTCTTGGTTTGGATCACCTACAACATCGCTACTTTCTGTATCAAAAATCTCCCCATTTTTGGAGTATTTTAAGTTGAGGTTCAACAGAAAGAAAAAAGGAGTATACCGTAGGGCGATTACAGAAGCTGCCAAGGCAGCTGATCACCTGACACCTGAAATCCGATCTCTTCTTTCACAATATGAAACTTAACTGAGCCGCAGCAGGTGAGTGATATTAAAACAAAAGTCTCTTGAATTTTATTGTGTGAATTTATGAATAATTCTCTTTAATGTATGATTAAATATTTCAGAAGCAAGACTATTGACTCCAATATTGAGAATTGTTCCCTGTGTAACTAAGAATCAAGTAAACCAAGTCTGCAGATTGAACAGTATGGAGAGAATTGTAGTGCAGTATGTTTCTGGCTAAGAGCATCAAGTCATACAAAACGTAGGAAAATTATAGCAAAAGACCTTTTGATCCATCAAGCCTACCCCACACAGTCTCGATCACCTGGGGAGGCAAAAAAAATTCAAACCAAGGCCAATTGTGCagggagtgggtgggagagagaatttGGAAAAAAATTCTTCCTTCGATGAACTAGTAGACAACATTGACCATGCTTATTGCCTGTTGTTTCACCTATCTTTTACAAACCGTGATTTCTGCCCCAGCCAGGAACTGGTACAACTCTTTAAGATATGCAGCAAATCATCAATTGCCACACTAGCTGGCAACTTGTTCCATAGGTTTACTATCCTGCGGGGTTTTTTTTGGGAGGTTGGGACCAAACATCTAACCTGGATTTATCATTGAGCAACTTGTACACAGGACCCCTAGTCTTCCCTCACTCTATTGAAATAATCTATCAAGAGGTACACAATCTCGTGCTTTAACTCTTTCATATACCTTTATCAAATAGCTCCAACAACTATGCAACAGTAAAATGAATGGACCTAACTTTTTAAGCCCGAGAGTGAATAAGGTTGTTTAAGCTAGGATTCATTCTTGTGGTTCTCCTCTGAACCTTTTCCGAAGTCTCTGTttagtcattcattcattcattcatgagaggaccaaaactggatgcagtattctTAATGTGATCTAACCAAGATCTCGTACAGGACAAAATGGTGTGCTTTGTTTTATATTTGAATAGGTTATATTAATAGGTCTTTTTGCTTTGGCTATAGCTTCTTGGCATTGGTCATAAACCTTTCATATTAAAAATAGGAACTATAATGCTAAGATCCTTTTCTCTCAATCAGTTTCAACGCTGTTAAAGTGTAAGCATACTTGGTGTTGATCCTGCCCAAatacataacactgcacttatttcCATTAAATAACATTTACCAGAGTTTGGCCCATTTACCCCAGTGAATCTAAATATGCTTGCAGAAATTTTTTCCCATCCACTGTCCCAAAACTGGCACAAATTTTTGTCATCTGCCAacttgtggaccatttcccaactcCTATATCTAGATCTTTTATGGAGATAGGGCCATTGAGTTTtacaagcattgatccctgtgggataccaCTGATAACTGGTTTCCCAAGAAGATCCACAGCCATTAATAAGTTCCTGCTTATGGAAATGCAGCCAATTCTAAATCCATTTAACTGCCCACAGATTCCAGAAGATTCTGTCTTGTATAGTAACCTATTGTGAGGTGCTTTATCAAAGGTGTTATGAAATTTCCACATCCACTATCTGAGTGACTTCTTCAAGAAATTCTACCAAATTAGTATGACTCTGCATTTTTTTTCAGAAGCCGTGCTGAGTGCATCTGGCTCCTTCTATTTCCAGTTGATCATAAATAGCATCTCATCA encodes:
- the pwwp2b gene encoding PWWP domain-containing protein 2B gives rise to the protein MAALIPEPGAAAGLRAGAQLSVTVEHVVSGTLVVSTNFGGSSFTGILIDMAKKSGLYGFLPNQFPKQDEFPAESCATEVLHGKQQSVCQTESQPCNLQLPKMPGGEQVSPLQPLPETVPCFPPYCEGVPLPQPLVLRQTYNQWVPQPPPRTIKRTKRRLSKNRDPGKLIMSTIRLRPRQVLCEKCKNTLNREEEEDDDDKDRHNIKSEKKTSMEENEKRKPEVMCCENRKIKKEKRDDTFSAELVHRSPVIKISYSTPQGKGKVVKIPSRVHGSIEPFCPKRLMQNESVDQDKNTNCEEMEVLPEKSFSSPPGTIPKLKLTRPLHSSADIPPPRIRLKPHRLSNGDSVAIYKAELVDNVNTGCDVQSTRRSDRGTLHSEESTGKSSVETSGSSGEEDQWRYKRSRRNNDQDDLTVYLSYRKKRADSSSLSVCSNDSLDESKSSGSDMTSPEICDFAPGDDASVSSSSKEEKTVPPLTVRLHTKTVTKCVTAEGRTISVGDIVWGKIHGFPWWPARILSISINKKENGAPLWQEARVSWFGSPTTSLLSVSKISPFLEYFKLRFNRKKKGVYRRAITEAAKAADHLTPEIRSLLSQYET